The following are encoded in a window of Lactobacillus acidophilus genomic DNA:
- a CDS encoding P-loop NTPase family protein, with the protein MRKDNEVYTVLKNISDENYRPGLVLFQGAPGSGKSHSLAQVIAEDIQKDEKEPKTWIYLTTDKKNRDNEYERIQQIAPDCADKILLLKSNQDFLLNYFSRETNKAKIPWNRPQQEKEYILDSFVGQIDPIKCQNTHKLMTKVVRDFYDTKSAALYNRQVVEADQNISIPVSDEFVTNVNRISHAMSQDLGVKLSQERRDRKKKDIPTTISPEEKSKFFAALFPWYKEVFPSLSIHNDHYRCIIMTAHKYFYPIKTMDDKSRTIFELLANQKVNLVLDEADQTKQIWLDEIINSIAPQNGENYLHEDIFVLFRRIFQSLNNKTNQLPSDLINDRESRRKIRNLIKRFTKLSNKYHLNCNVQIDPELDNNTSHFIFNYGEHNVTINLSYENEHLTFEYDPKRKINVIKKHKESDEKVVYLDNVLAQTKGAIYFFMKITSELADKYHNFKKKQNKKLKYQRYLLLDLQDEHLFILRTLIPGSYREENYLHEYLLNTFFENRFVKGTKIKLGDKFSDDNSMFNKGFTYYNIISNPEKEAMSHVYLFSQLKTPEKMLAQATINWRVFMISATVNNDSSFSNFDYHWLTDKVPSIRRLSDSENKLLNDANNLRVSLYQKKVQAKIKTIDLDQLQGTIESAFKNWIQQWLDKPLNPVTLNKLLRSYLKVNPEIDLLSNLNEDDQAFIFLRHLKTLTAIIKMIQLNKEDPTQQSFVIYRNAKTDTSTLNWFKEVLVELGFEDYQDDIVPLDASSKNHNLRLVKDAWEKGKFKVLLTTFASLDRGANLQYRIYSKFWQKQRDNYAVLDDRFINKEKPVKDLDGIYIEKPTHIFAYATPGQLLTNQILHFIFEQDELFYDGELSYEQKRLRIEHFFNKKVNKSSDLSSVQIASLVRIEQALGRISRVDIKNKVQNIFFDKSLVPLFAKFDRQKRVNGLMTTVLKEMPDMKKSTAKISKEKRIKLNQCSQKMRFIVKKRAYVIRQLSEEAQQEWVHFRELVGQHPFLDSGDDIDNPEDKRLLTKCYWEFSNPTNNYYFDQREDYLLLKNISETRENDDMKLLNYTYYDRALQKILAKNSWIKDKLIEEGYETNLSGKHHFLLTPGIFNNFYKAAISEKIFELVAQHFDLDIHPMEELDPNEFEMMDGYLVSRTGKKLYYDMKNYDDTRSSEYQNKTDFLKKETNKLSQMKGNSAVIINFYNWSGNDYIAQKISDDTQDGAIYIYPALFKNDGKLDFNVINDLKNLGDRQ; encoded by the coding sequence ATGAGAAAAGATAATGAAGTTTACACGGTCTTAAAGAATATAAGTGATGAAAATTATAGACCAGGACTGGTTCTATTTCAGGGTGCACCGGGATCTGGGAAAAGTCACAGTTTGGCACAAGTCATCGCAGAAGATATTCAAAAAGATGAAAAAGAACCTAAAACTTGGATTTATCTAACTACCGATAAAAAGAATCGTGATAATGAATATGAGCGAATTCAACAAATTGCTCCTGATTGTGCTGATAAGATCTTACTTCTTAAATCCAATCAAGATTTTCTCCTGAATTACTTTTCTCGAGAAACTAACAAAGCAAAAATTCCATGGAATAGACCTCAACAAGAAAAGGAATATATACTAGATAGTTTTGTTGGACAAATAGATCCAATAAAATGTCAGAATACTCATAAACTGATGACTAAAGTCGTTAGAGATTTTTATGATACAAAATCAGCAGCCCTCTATAATCGACAAGTAGTCGAAGCGGATCAAAACATTTCCATTCCAGTAAGTGATGAGTTTGTTACAAATGTAAACAGAATTAGTCATGCAATGTCTCAAGACTTAGGAGTTAAATTGAGTCAGGAAAGAAGAGATCGTAAAAAGAAGGATATTCCAACCACTATTTCACCAGAAGAAAAAAGCAAATTCTTTGCGGCACTTTTCCCTTGGTATAAAGAAGTTTTTCCTTCACTATCTATTCATAACGATCATTATCGTTGCATTATTATGACAGCTCATAAATATTTTTATCCCATTAAAACAATGGATGATAAAAGTAGAACTATTTTTGAGCTTTTAGCAAATCAGAAAGTTAACTTAGTTTTAGATGAGGCAGACCAAACAAAACAAATTTGGCTTGATGAAATAATTAATTCAATTGCTCCTCAAAATGGTGAAAATTATTTACATGAAGATATTTTTGTTTTGTTCCGGCGAATTTTTCAAAGCCTGAATAATAAAACTAACCAACTTCCTAGCGATTTAATCAATGATCGAGAAAGTCGAAGGAAGATTAGAAATCTTATCAAGAGATTTACCAAGCTTTCTAATAAGTATCATTTGAATTGTAATGTACAAATTGATCCTGAACTTGATAACAATACAAGTCACTTCATTTTTAATTACGGTGAACACAACGTAACTATCAACTTGAGTTATGAAAATGAACATTTAACGTTTGAATATGATCCTAAGCGAAAAATTAATGTCATTAAAAAACATAAAGAATCAGATGAAAAAGTTGTTTATTTAGACAATGTACTTGCTCAAACTAAAGGTGCTATATATTTCTTTATGAAAATAACAAGCGAATTAGCAGATAAATATCACAACTTTAAGAAAAAGCAAAATAAGAAATTAAAATATCAACGCTATTTGCTCTTGGATCTTCAAGATGAGCATTTATTTATTTTAAGGACATTAATCCCTGGCTCATATCGAGAAGAAAATTATTTACATGAATATCTATTGAATACATTTTTTGAGAATAGATTTGTTAAAGGAACCAAAATTAAACTAGGTGATAAGTTTTCTGACGATAACTCAATGTTTAATAAAGGATTTACATACTACAACATCATCAGTAATCCTGAAAAAGAAGCAATGTCTCATGTTTACTTATTCTCACAGCTTAAAACACCAGAAAAAATGTTAGCTCAAGCCACAATTAATTGGCGTGTTTTTATGATTAGTGCAACGGTTAATAATGATTCTTCATTTTCGAACTTTGATTATCATTGGCTAACTGATAAAGTACCAAGTATTCGCAGACTTAGTGACTCAGAAAATAAGTTGCTTAATGATGCAAATAATCTTCGCGTGTCTTTATATCAAAAAAAAGTTCAAGCTAAGATTAAAACAATAGATCTAGATCAATTGCAGGGAACTATTGAGAGTGCTTTTAAGAATTGGATACAGCAATGGCTTGATAAACCATTAAACCCTGTTACGCTTAATAAATTATTGCGAAGTTATTTAAAAGTGAATCCTGAAATTGATTTGTTGAGTAATTTAAATGAAGATGATCAAGCATTTATATTTTTGCGTCATTTAAAGACCTTAACTGCAATCATTAAGATGATTCAGCTCAATAAAGAAGATCCTACTCAACAATCCTTTGTAATTTATCGAAATGCTAAAACTGATACAAGTACTTTAAATTGGTTCAAAGAAGTGTTGGTAGAACTTGGGTTTGAAGATTATCAAGACGATATAGTTCCACTTGATGCAAGTTCTAAAAATCATAATTTACGATTGGTAAAAGATGCCTGGGAAAAAGGCAAGTTCAAAGTATTGTTAACTACTTTTGCTAGTTTAGATCGTGGGGCAAATCTTCAATATAGAATTTATTCTAAGTTTTGGCAAAAACAACGAGATAATTATGCTGTTTTAGATGACAGATTTATAAATAAAGAAAAACCTGTTAAGGATTTGGATGGTATTTACATTGAAAAACCAACACATATTTTTGCTTATGCTACACCAGGGCAATTGTTAACTAACCAAATATTGCACTTTATATTTGAACAGGATGAATTATTTTATGATGGTGAGCTATCTTACGAACAAAAGAGATTACGAATTGAGCATTTCTTTAATAAAAAGGTTAATAAGAGTTCGGATCTATCTTCTGTTCAAATTGCTTCTCTAGTAAGAATCGAACAAGCATTAGGAAGAATTAGTAGAGTAGACATCAAGAATAAAGTCCAAAATATTTTCTTTGATAAATCATTAGTTCCTCTGTTTGCAAAATTTGATCGTCAAAAAAGAGTTAATGGTCTTATGACTACTGTACTTAAGGAAATGCCTGATATGAAAAAATCTACTGCTAAAATTAGCAAAGAGAAAAGAATAAAACTTAATCAATGCTCACAAAAAATGCGATTCATAGTTAAAAAACGAGCATATGTCATTCGTCAATTATCTGAAGAAGCACAACAAGAATGGGTTCATTTTAGAGAATTAGTTGGGCAACATCCATTTTTGGATTCTGGAGATGACATTGATAATCCCGAAGATAAGCGTTTATTGACTAAATGTTACTGGGAATTCTCCAATCCTACTAATAATTATTACTTTGATCAAAGAGAAGATTATCTTTTGTTAAAGAATATTAGTGAAACTCGAGAAAATGACGATATGAAATTATTGAATTATACATACTATGATAGGGCATTACAAAAGATACTCGCCAAAAATTCTTGGATTAAAGACAAACTTATTGAAGAAGGGTATGAAACTAATCTGAGTGGCAAGCACCATTTCTTATTAACACCAGGAATCTTTAATAACTTCTATAAGGCAGCAATTAGTGAAAAAATCTTTGAATTAGTTGCTCAACATTTTGATTTAGATATTCATCCAATGGAAGAACTTGACCCTAATGAATTCGAAATGATGGATGGGTATTTAGTATCAAGAACAGGTAAGAAACTTTACTATGATATGAAGAATTATGATGATACTCGTTCCTCCGAAT
- the ppc gene encoding phosphoenolpyruvate carboxylase, whose product MTFTKLENSSDQAVVAEEVKILTKLLNESTRQLIGDDAFAKIQDLIDTSASKDQKQLESKISSLNNREMIVVARYFATLPLLINISEDVELASKVNVFNNTDQDYLGKLSDTIDLVAQKDDAKRILENVNVVPVLTAHPTQIQRKTVLELTDKIHHLLRSYRDVKNGTINQREWTEQLRACIEILMQTDIIRGHKLKVSNEITNVLAYYPKALIPAITKFTTRYKELAKEHNLTLDQATPITMGMWIGGDRDGNPYVTADTLELSATLQSQVIFEYYMKELKKLYRAISLSTSYMQPSAAVEKLSKLSNDDSPFRTDEPYRRAFYYIESRLVHTEKELLGIIDKNIFIKPHDLENLDNIPVYNNPQEFKSDLETIKASLDEDHDQAVTHSFFTQILEAIDVFGFHLATIDMRQDSSVNESCVAELLKSAGICDNYSDLSEKEKVELLLSELENDPRNLHANNKPKSELLQKELKIYKTARQLKDRLGEDVIKQHIISHTESVSDMLEQAIMLKEYNLVDSEKARIQVVPLFETVEDLLNAREIITQYLSFPIVKKWLVSQNNYQEIMLGYSDSNKDGGYLASCWNLYKAQKDLTAIGEKLGVKITYMHGRGGTVGRGGGPSYEAITAQPFKSINDRIRMTEQGEIIQNKYGNKDTAYYNLEMLASAAIDRMVSKQAVSEERITDFRSSMDKIVEESNKIYRKLVFENPAFLDYFFQATPIKEISNLNIGSRPASRKKLTDFSGLRAIPWVFSWSQSRIMFPGWYGVGSAFANFINADPTHLKELQEMYKGWPFFHSLLSNVDMVLSKSNMEIAREYASLCDDEETKKVFDIIYQEWKLTKKVILQIEDHDDLLAEAPILKQSLDYRMPYFNILNYIQIEMIKRGREDEIQGVYQSIIPITINGVASGLRNSG is encoded by the coding sequence ATGACTTTTACAAAATTAGAAAACAGCAGCGATCAAGCTGTTGTCGCTGAAGAAGTAAAAATCCTGACCAAATTACTTAACGAATCTACTCGTCAATTAATCGGTGACGATGCATTCGCTAAGATTCAGGATCTAATCGACACCTCAGCCAGTAAAGATCAAAAGCAACTAGAATCAAAAATTTCTAGTTTAAATAACCGTGAAATGATTGTCGTTGCTAGATATTTTGCTACATTGCCTTTATTAATTAACATCTCAGAAGACGTAGAATTAGCAAGTAAGGTTAACGTCTTTAACAACACAGATCAAGATTACTTAGGAAAACTGAGTGATACTATTGATCTTGTTGCTCAAAAAGATGATGCAAAAAGAATCCTTGAAAATGTTAATGTTGTACCTGTTTTAACGGCTCACCCTACTCAAATTCAAAGAAAGACAGTTCTTGAATTAACTGATAAAATTCATCATCTTTTACGCAGTTACCGTGATGTTAAGAACGGTACCATTAACCAAAGAGAATGGACTGAGCAGCTTCGTGCCTGCATCGAAATTTTAATGCAAACAGATATTATTCGAGGACACAAGTTAAAAGTATCTAATGAAATTACCAATGTTCTAGCCTATTATCCTAAAGCTTTGATTCCTGCAATTACTAAATTCACTACTCGTTATAAAGAACTTGCTAAAGAACATAATTTAACTCTTGATCAGGCCACTCCTATTACTATGGGAATGTGGATCGGTGGAGACCGTGATGGTAACCCATATGTAACTGCTGATACTTTGGAATTAAGTGCTACTTTACAAAGTCAAGTAATCTTTGAATACTATATGAAGGAATTGAAGAAGTTATATAGAGCTATTTCTTTATCAACTTCCTATATGCAACCCTCTGCAGCAGTTGAAAAGCTTTCTAAACTTTCTAACGATGATTCACCGTTTAGAACAGACGAACCGTATCGTCGAGCCTTCTATTACATTGAAAGTCGTTTAGTTCATACAGAAAAAGAGCTTTTGGGTATAATTGATAAAAATATCTTTATTAAACCACATGATCTTGAAAATCTAGACAATATTCCTGTTTACAATAATCCTCAAGAATTTAAGTCTGATTTGGAAACTATCAAGGCTTCATTAGACGAAGATCATGATCAAGCTGTAACTCATAGCTTCTTTACACAAATTTTGGAAGCAATTGATGTCTTTGGTTTCCATTTGGCAACCATTGATATGCGTCAAGATTCTAGTGTTAATGAATCTTGTGTTGCAGAGCTTCTTAAGAGTGCCGGTATTTGTGACAATTACAGCGACTTGAGTGAAAAAGAAAAAGTTGAGCTTTTGCTCAGTGAACTTGAAAACGATCCACGTAACTTGCATGCTAATAACAAACCAAAGTCTGAATTATTGCAAAAAGAATTGAAAATCTACAAAACTGCACGTCAATTAAAGGATCGCTTAGGTGAAGATGTCATTAAACAACACATCATTTCTCACACTGAAAGTGTTTCTGACATGCTTGAACAAGCAATTATGTTAAAAGAATATAATCTTGTAGATAGTGAAAAAGCTCGTATTCAAGTGGTACCATTGTTTGAAACTGTCGAAGATTTGCTTAATGCACGTGAGATTATCACCCAATACTTAAGCTTCCCTATCGTCAAGAAATGGCTCGTTTCTCAAAATAATTATCAAGAAATCATGCTTGGTTACTCTGATTCTAATAAGGATGGTGGATATCTTGCATCGTGTTGGAATCTTTACAAGGCACAAAAAGATTTAACTGCAATTGGTGAAAAGCTAGGCGTAAAGATTACTTATATGCACGGCCGTGGCGGTACTGTCGGTCGTGGTGGTGGTCCTTCATATGAAGCAATTACTGCTCAACCTTTTAAATCAATTAATGATCGTATTCGTATGACTGAGCAAGGTGAAATAATTCAAAATAAGTATGGTAATAAGGACACTGCTTATTACAACTTGGAAATGCTTGCATCTGCTGCAATCGATCGTATGGTTTCAAAACAAGCAGTCAGTGAAGAACGCATCACAGATTTCCGTTCTTCGATGGATAAAATAGTTGAAGAAAGCAATAAGATTTACCGTAAACTTGTCTTTGAAAATCCTGCCTTTCTTGATTACTTTTTCCAAGCTACTCCAATCAAAGAAATATCTAATTTAAATATTGGTTCTCGCCCTGCTTCAAGAAAGAAATTAACTGACTTTTCAGGTTTAAGAGCTATTCCTTGGGTATTCTCCTGGTCACAAAGTAGAATCATGTTCCCTGGCTGGTATGGTGTTGGTTCAGCTTTTGCAAACTTTATTAATGCCGATCCAACTCATTTGAAAGAATTACAGGAAATGTATAAGGGTTGGCCATTTTTCCACTCATTACTTTCAAATGTTGATATGGTTTTGTCTAAATCAAATATGGAAATTGCTAGAGAATATGCTAGTCTTTGCGATGATGAGGAGACAAAGAAAGTCTTTGATATTATTTATCAAGAATGGAAATTAACTAAGAAAGTTATCTTACAAATTGAAGATCATGATGACCTTTTAGCTGAAGCTCCTATTTTGAAACAAAGTTTAGATTATAGAATGCCTTACTTTAATATCTTGAACTACATCCAAATTGAAATGATCAAGCGTGGACGTGAAGATGAAATTCAAGGCGTTTACCAAAGCATTATTCCAATTACTATTAACGGTGTAGCTTCAGGCCTACGTAATTCGGGTTAA
- a CDS encoding APC family permease encodes MGKENNELKRSLGFGSAISIVIGTIIGSGIFFKQASILDSAGSSSMAISAWIFGGVITLAAGLTIAEIGAQMPYTGGLYVYVENLYGRICGFLAGWMQVIVYGPAIIASVAGFMSIMITNLFGIDAKWRIPIALIIIIAIGLMNFLENKVAAAFSVITTIGKMIPIAAIIIFGLFWGHQDALGQTVSEINRSAGGFGVAVLATLFGYDGWILIANLGGEMKNPQKLLPKAIILGISTVLVIYTLITVGIFRFVPANMIHSLGENTTSYLATRAFGDIGGKLLSIGIIVSMMGTLNGKIITFPRIVYAMARRGDLPFSRILSYVTPKGKSPVVATIFIILLATIMMLFFDPDHLSDLCVFTIYCFYLLTFFGIFILRKKNSKRPFSTPLYPFVPIVAIAGGIFVLVSELFNDPAGVLLFAGIVIIGLPVLYVVKKMDKND; translated from the coding sequence ATGGGCAAAGAAAACAATGAACTGAAGCGGTCGTTAGGTTTTGGTTCAGCAATCTCAATTGTAATCGGAACTATCATCGGATCAGGAATTTTCTTTAAGCAAGCTTCTATCTTGGATAGTGCCGGATCATCTAGCATGGCAATTTCTGCGTGGATTTTCGGTGGTGTCATTACTTTAGCTGCCGGTTTAACGATTGCGGAAATTGGTGCGCAGATGCCATATACAGGTGGACTATATGTTTATGTTGAAAATCTATATGGCCGAATATGTGGCTTTTTAGCTGGGTGGATGCAGGTTATTGTTTATGGCCCAGCAATTATTGCTTCGGTAGCTGGGTTTATGAGTATCATGATTACTAATCTTTTTGGAATTGATGCTAAATGGCGTATTCCTATTGCTTTAATTATTATCATTGCTATTGGATTAATGAATTTTTTAGAAAATAAAGTTGCTGCAGCTTTTTCAGTAATTACAACAATTGGTAAAATGATTCCAATCGCAGCTATTATTATCTTCGGTTTATTTTGGGGGCATCAAGATGCACTCGGACAAACTGTTAGTGAAATTAATCGTTCAGCTGGTGGATTCGGTGTAGCAGTTTTAGCGACTTTATTCGGTTATGATGGGTGGATCTTAATTGCTAATTTAGGTGGTGAAATGAAAAATCCTCAAAAATTGCTACCTAAGGCTATTATTTTAGGAATTAGCACTGTTTTAGTAATTTATACTTTAATCACTGTTGGTATTTTTAGATTTGTTCCTGCCAACATGATTCATAGCTTAGGTGAAAACACTACTTCTTATCTTGCAACTAGGGCTTTTGGTGATATTGGTGGTAAATTATTGTCAATCGGAATTATTGTTTCAATGATGGGTACTTTAAATGGTAAAATTATTACTTTCCCTAGAATTGTTTATGCAATGGCGCGTCGAGGTGATTTACCTTTTTCACGTATTCTTTCATATGTAACACCTAAAGGAAAATCACCTGTTGTAGCAACAATATTCATCATCCTACTTGCTACAATCATGATGCTCTTCTTTGATCCAGATCATCTTTCAGATTTATGTGTATTTACTATTTATTGTTTTTACTTATTGACTTTCTTTGGTATCTTTATTTTAAGAAAGAAAAATAGTAAGCGACCATTTAGTACACCACTTTATCCATTCGTACCAATTGTTGCAATTGCTGGAGGAATTTTTGTTTTAGTTAGTGAATTATTCAATGATCCTGCTGGTGTATTATTATTTGCAGGAATCGTAATTATCGGATTACCTGTTTTATATGTGGTTAAGAAAATGGATAAAAACGATTAA
- a CDS encoding NAD(P)-dependent oxidoreductase, which translates to MKVGVIGASEMAGSAIYKLAKQNLEIDVTGIVRHESKAKKVLGDDAKLIVGDIFALSDNILDKFDVIIDAFGTDPKNAEEHVILAKKLINLVRKNKIRVIFILGAGSLHTGDDEHLVVDDIAQMDNADTWINTPRQQLKELEYLNSIDDVDWLGISPALQFEAGPATEYIEGTDELLYNKDGDSKLTSGTMATVVIKETVDSVHHQERITIANA; encoded by the coding sequence ATGAAAGTCGGAGTTATTGGCGCTTCTGAAATGGCAGGAAGTGCAATTTACAAACTTGCAAAGCAAAATCTAGAAATCGATGTAACAGGGATTGTTAGACATGAATCTAAAGCGAAGAAAGTACTCGGTGACGACGCCAAATTAATTGTGGGTGATATCTTTGCATTATCTGATAACATCTTAGATAAATTTGATGTAATTATTGATGCTTTTGGGACTGATCCTAAGAACGCAGAAGAACATGTTATATTAGCTAAGAAATTGATTAATTTAGTACGAAAGAATAAGATAAGAGTAATCTTTATTTTAGGTGCTGGTAGCTTACATACTGGTGACGACGAGCATTTAGTAGTTGATGACATTGCCCAAATGGATAATGCTGATACGTGGATTAATACACCACGGCAACAATTGAAAGAGTTAGAATATCTTAACAGTATAGACGATGTCGATTGGCTAGGTATTTCTCCAGCTTTACAATTTGAAGCAGGACCCGCTACTGAATATATTGAAGGTACTGACGAATTACTCTATAACAAAGATGGAGATTCAAAGTTAACATCTGGTACTATGGCAACAGTAGTCATTAAGGAAACGGTTGATTCAGTTCACCACCAAGAACGAATTACAATTGCTAATGCGTAA
- a CDS encoding DNA/RNA non-specific endonuclease, which yields MMEKKLVSLTAGILLTFSAFSYSDIQNIALAKTPKTVIKYNRTDEQKAKKIEKENTKTESRIKILDKKIAKLRQQLKNYSSAHTVESVSKAKLASLNYNGQNIITVNNNDPSFSKSDLSTSNGAWQRYGNLDDLNRVTSANALLNESLMPNSPREALHVDPTGWHNKRIPRGWLYNRCHLIGYQLTGQNNNLKNLMTGTRQLNDPDMLRYEDQVADYIKESRNNYVRYRVTPIFRGNELLARGVEMEGQSTNGNTIHFNVYIFNVQDGVKLNYSNGTSIIQ from the coding sequence ATGATGGAAAAGAAATTAGTTTCACTTACCGCAGGAATATTACTTACGTTTTCAGCGTTTAGCTACTCTGATATACAAAATATTGCTTTAGCTAAAACTCCTAAAACAGTAATCAAATATAATCGTACAGATGAACAAAAAGCTAAAAAGATAGAAAAAGAAAATACAAAAACTGAAAGTCGCATTAAGATACTGGATAAAAAAATTGCTAAACTTCGTCAGCAATTAAAGAACTATAGCAGTGCACATACTGTAGAATCAGTAAGTAAAGCGAAATTAGCATCATTAAATTATAATGGTCAAAATATTATTACTGTAAATAATAATGATCCTAGTTTTTCAAAAAGCGATTTGAGCACATCAAATGGTGCATGGCAAAGATACGGCAACTTGGATGATTTAAACAGAGTAACATCTGCTAATGCTCTTTTGAATGAATCATTAATGCCCAATTCTCCAAGAGAAGCTTTGCATGTTGATCCAACTGGTTGGCATAACAAACGCATTCCTCGCGGTTGGCTTTACAATCGGTGCCACTTAATTGGGTATCAATTGACTGGACAAAATAATAATTTAAAGAATTTAATGACAGGTACACGACAATTAAATGATCCTGATATGCTTAGATATGAAGATCAAGTTGCTGATTACATAAAAGAAAGTCGGAATAATTACGTTCGTTATCGTGTTACACCAATTTTTAGAGGAAATGAGTTATTAGCACGTGGTGTTGAAATGGAAGGTCAATCTACTAATGGTAATACTATTCACTTTAACGTTTATATTTTTAATGTACAAGATGGTGTAAAGTTAAATTACTCCAACGGTACAAGTATAATTCAGTAA
- a CDS encoding sunset domain-containing protein, which translates to MKTLHKIWKVILWILFWYYLIPYYLLKKYAFHNVKRPILWSSLSSIFMVFVCLGILGNILPDDSKGTSNSEAKTHYVIKKVGKKRLTAALATQKLLAKEEKKKKAEYEKLRSELSRNKEKAKKEKITQAKAQQEKENKKAEEQEQKTGSNEASKSSSPKRSNDSTGNPASNHGDMNTAETGKIVGNRNSHIYHVPGQAGYRMNSANAIYFNSEAEAQAAGYRKAKR; encoded by the coding sequence ATGAAAACATTGCATAAAATTTGGAAAGTGATTTTATGGATTTTATTTTGGTATTATCTAATTCCTTATTATCTGTTGAAAAAATATGCTTTCCACAATGTAAAACGACCAATTCTATGGTCAAGTTTAAGTTCTATATTTATGGTTTTCGTTTGCTTGGGAATATTAGGAAACATTTTGCCGGATGATAGCAAGGGTACCAGTAATTCTGAAGCAAAAACTCATTATGTTATTAAGAAAGTGGGGAAGAAAAGACTAACTGCAGCTTTAGCAACACAAAAATTACTAGCAAAAGAAGAGAAGAAAAAGAAAGCCGAATACGAAAAGTTGCGGTCTGAACTTAGTCGCAATAAAGAAAAAGCTAAAAAAGAAAAAATAACTCAAGCAAAAGCTCAACAGGAAAAAGAAAATAAGAAGGCTGAGGAGCAGGAACAAAAAACTGGAAGCAATGAGGCATCTAAGTCATCATCTCCGAAGCGTTCAAATGATTCTACCGGTAATCCCGCAAGTAATCATGGTGATATGAATACAGCTGAAACGGGTAAAATTGTTGGTAACAGAAATTCCCATATTTATCATGTTCCAGGTCAAGCTGGATATCGTATGAATTCTGCTAACGCTATTTACTTTAATTCAGAAGCAGAAGCACAAGCTGCCGGTTATAGAAAGGCAAAAAGATAA
- a CDS encoding S-ribosylhomocysteine lyase, with product MAKVESFTLDHTKVKAPYVRLITVEEGPKGDKISNYDLRLVQPNENAIPTGGLHTIEHLLASLLRDRLDGVIDCSPFGCRTGFHLIVWGEHSTTEVAKALKSSLEEIRDTITWEDVPGTTIKTCGNYRDHSLFTAKEWCRDILEKGISDDPFERNVI from the coding sequence ATGGCAAAAGTTGAAAGTTTTACATTAGACCACACTAAAGTTAAGGCACCTTACGTTCGTTTAATTACTGTTGAAGAAGGTCCTAAAGGCGACAAGATTTCTAACTATGACTTACGTTTAGTTCAACCGAACGAAAATGCAATTCCTACCGGCGGATTGCATACTATTGAACACTTACTTGCCAGCTTACTTCGTGACCGTCTTGATGGTGTAATCGATTGTTCACCATTTGGTTGCCGAACAGGATTCCACCTAATCGTTTGGGGTGAACATTCAACTACTGAAGTTGCTAAAGCATTGAAGTCTTCATTAGAGGAAATTCGTGACACAATTACTTGGGAAGATGTACCAGGTACAACTATTAAGACTTGTGGTAACTACCGTGATCACTCATTGTTCACCGCAAAAGAATGGTGTCGTGATATTCTTGAAAAAGGAATTAGTGATGACCCATTCGAAAGAAATGTGATTTAA